One genomic segment of Paenibacillus sp. FSL H8-0332 includes these proteins:
- the clpB gene encoding ATP-dependent chaperone ClpB, with protein MDFNKLTQKLQEAVAEAQSLAASGGHQEIDNLHLLKSLLQQNEGLLPRLLQKMNVPAAELLQGTEALLQRKPSVSGSGSGTMRRYASPALIAMLEQAEQEAAQMQDEFVAVEHAVLAMVSDASSGNRELRGLFVTRGITREKLLGVLAEIRGHQRVTSREPEATYEVLEKYGRDLVAEVRAGKIDPVIGRDAEIRRVIRILSRKTKNNPVLIGEPGVGKTAIVEGLAHRIVRRDVPEGLKDKTIFSLDMSALIAGAKYRGEFEERLQAVLKEIRESDGRIILFIDELHTIVGAGKTEGAMDAGNMLKPMLARGELHCIGATTLDEYRKYIEKDPALERRFQQVLVSEPDVEDTISILRGLKERFEVHHGVKIYDSALVAAGVLSNRYITDRFLPDKAIDLVDEACAMIRTEIDSMPGEMDEVTRRLMQMEIEEAALKKETDDASARRLENLQRELADLKEKHLGMTARWEKEKSAIQGIRDLKKRLEQARKDLVDAQEIYDLNKSAELSYGIIPDLERQLKGAEEAAQQDQETRLLREAVTEEEIADIVSRWTGVPVSRLVEGERDKLLRLEDTLHERVVGQDEAVRLVADAVLRARAGIKDPNRPIGSFLFLGPTGVGKTELAKALAVSLFDREDGMIRIDMSEYMEKHSVSRLVGAPPGYVGYEEGGQLTEAVRRQPYTVVLLDEVEKAHPDVFNILLQLLDDGRLTDSQGRMVDFKNTIVIMTSNIGSPHLIQGTDDNGELTEAVKDRVMKELSGHFRPEFLNRVDDIVMFKPLTLGETQRIVVKLVDGLRLRLSERNIGLMLSDQAVRFIAEEGFDSVYGARPLKRFIQRSLETRVARALIAGEAEEGSVMTVDEADGELTVAIAKSESAKTVGSV; from the coding sequence ATGGATTTCAATAAGCTTACCCAGAAGCTACAGGAAGCGGTGGCAGAGGCGCAGTCGCTGGCGGCCTCCGGCGGGCATCAGGAGATTGACAATCTCCATCTGCTGAAGTCACTGCTTCAGCAGAATGAGGGCCTGCTGCCCCGGCTGCTGCAGAAGATGAATGTTCCCGCAGCCGAGCTGCTGCAGGGCACGGAGGCGCTGCTTCAGCGCAAACCCAGCGTTAGCGGGAGCGGATCGGGCACCATGCGGCGCTATGCCTCGCCTGCGCTGATTGCCATGCTGGAGCAGGCGGAGCAGGAAGCGGCCCAGATGCAGGACGAATTCGTCGCGGTGGAGCATGCTGTTCTGGCGATGGTCTCGGATGCAAGCAGCGGGAACCGCGAGCTTCGCGGATTATTCGTTACCCGCGGGATTACCCGGGAGAAGCTGCTTGGCGTGCTAGCGGAGATTCGCGGACACCAGCGGGTGACCAGCCGGGAGCCGGAGGCCACCTATGAGGTGCTGGAGAAGTACGGCCGTGATCTCGTGGCTGAGGTGCGGGCCGGCAAGATCGATCCGGTCATCGGGCGCGATGCTGAGATTCGCCGGGTGATCCGTATTCTCTCCCGCAAGACCAAGAATAACCCTGTGCTGATCGGGGAGCCGGGTGTCGGCAAGACTGCGATTGTCGAAGGGCTGGCCCACCGGATTGTCCGCCGGGATGTGCCGGAGGGACTGAAGGACAAGACGATTTTCTCGCTGGATATGAGTGCGCTGATTGCCGGTGCGAAATACCGGGGGGAATTCGAGGAGCGGCTGCAGGCGGTGCTGAAGGAGATCCGCGAGAGTGACGGACGGATTATTCTGTTCATTGATGAGCTGCATACGATTGTCGGTGCGGGCAAGACGGAGGGGGCTATGGATGCGGGCAACATGCTGAAGCCGATGCTGGCCCGGGGTGAGCTGCACTGTATCGGGGCGACCACGCTGGATGAGTACCGCAAATATATCGAGAAGGACCCGGCACTCGAACGCCGCTTCCAGCAGGTACTGGTCAGCGAGCCGGATGTTGAGGATACCATTTCGATTCTGCGCGGCCTCAAGGAACGCTTCGAGGTGCATCACGGGGTCAAAATCTATGACAGCGCTCTGGTCGCAGCCGGTGTGCTGTCTAACCGTTATATCACCGACCGTTTCCTGCCGGATAAGGCGATTGACCTGGTCGATGAAGCATGCGCAATGATCCGCACGGAGATTGACTCCATGCCCGGTGAGATGGATGAGGTAACCCGCCGCCTGATGCAGATGGAGATTGAGGAAGCCGCGCTCAAAAAAGAAACCGACGACGCCAGCGCGCGCCGTCTGGAGAACCTCCAGCGGGAGCTGGCCGACCTCAAGGAGAAGCATCTGGGGATGACAGCCCGCTGGGAGAAGGAGAAATCGGCCATTCAGGGCATTCGTGACCTGAAGAAGCGGCTGGAGCAGGCCCGTAAGGATCTGGTCGATGCGCAGGAGATCTACGATCTCAACAAATCGGCTGAATTAAGCTACGGCATTATTCCTGATCTGGAGCGGCAGCTTAAGGGCGCAGAGGAAGCGGCGCAGCAGGATCAGGAGACCCGGCTGCTGCGTGAAGCCGTGACGGAGGAGGAAATCGCCGATATTGTCTCACGCTGGACGGGAGTTCCCGTAAGCAGACTGGTGGAAGGCGAACGGGATAAGCTGCTGCGGCTGGAGGATACGCTGCATGAGCGGGTAGTCGGGCAGGATGAGGCGGTCCGGCTGGTAGCCGATGCTGTTCTTCGGGCTAGAGCCGGCATCAAGGACCCGAACCGTCCGATCGGCTCGTTCCTGTTCCTCGGGCCGACAGGGGTCGGGAAGACGGAGCTGGCCAAAGCGCTGGCGGTATCGCTGTTCGACCGCGAGGACGGCATGATCCGTATCGATATGTCGGAGTATATGGAGAAGCATAGTGTCTCCCGTCTCGTGGGTGCTCCTCCGGGATATGTCGGCTATGAAGAAGGCGGCCAGCTGACGGAAGCGGTGCGCCGCCAGCCGTATACGGTGGTCCTACTCGATGAAGTAGAGAAGGCTCACCCGGATGTGTTCAACATTTTGCTACAGCTGCTGGATGACGGGCGGCTGACCGATTCGCAGGGCCGGATGGTCGACTTCAAGAACACCATTGTCATCATGACCTCCAATATCGGCTCACCGCATCTGATTCAGGGCACGGATGACAACGGCGAGCTGACCGAAGCGGTGAAGGACCGGGTCATGAAGGAGCTGAGCGGGCATTTCCGTCCAGAGTTCCTCAACCGGGTAGATGATATCGTGATGTTCAAGCCGCTGACACTGGGCGAGACTCAGAGAATTGTGGTTAAGCTGGTCGATGGCCTGCGTCTGCGTCTCTCCGAGCGGAACATCGGTCTCATGCTGAGTGACCAGGCAGTCCGATTCATTGCGGAGGAAGGTTTCGATTCTGTCTATGGCGCCAGACCGCTGAAGCGGTTC